Proteins encoded by one window of Chryseobacterium foetidum:
- a CDS encoding glycosyltransferase family 32 protein, with amino-acid sequence MIPKKIHYCWFGGGKKDELAEHCLKTWKKIHPDFEIVEWNESNAPLEDNNYVKEAFAQKKWAFVSDYVRSKVMYDHGGIYLDTDMELKLPLDEFLNEKAVCGFEVKGVPYSAFWMAEPKHQLAKDFTEYYNKQEGFVERINTDIFSEMLEKEYGADRYSDTIQHLKHDVTLYPSIYFSQDLPKNYVSHHFNGSWFGGDEENTHKKMVNVYGLIERLINEPGAAKAVKSIITEHKIIDVNKILDLIPKDKIEDYLQKRN; translated from the coding sequence ATGATTCCAAAAAAAATACATTACTGCTGGTTTGGAGGCGGAAAAAAAGATGAACTGGCAGAGCACTGTCTCAAAACATGGAAAAAAATTCATCCCGATTTTGAAATTGTAGAATGGAACGAAAGCAATGCTCCCCTTGAAGACAATAATTATGTAAAAGAAGCTTTTGCTCAGAAAAAGTGGGCTTTTGTATCGGATTACGTACGGTCGAAAGTAATGTACGATCATGGCGGAATTTATTTGGACACCGATATGGAACTTAAACTTCCTCTTGATGAATTTTTAAACGAAAAAGCAGTCTGCGGATTTGAAGTGAAAGGCGTTCCATACTCCGCATTCTGGATGGCAGAACCAAAACATCAGCTGGCTAAAGATTTCACAGAATATTACAATAAGCAGGAAGGCTTCGTAGAAAGAATCAACACAGATATCTTTTCTGAAATGCTGGAAAAAGAGTATGGTGCAGACCGATACAGCGATACAATACAACATTTGAAACATGATGTTACGCTATATCCATCTATCTATTTCTCTCAGGATTTACCGAAAAATTATGTGAGTCATCATTTTAACGGATCATGGTTTGGCGGTGACGAAGAAAATACGCACAAAAAAATGGTGAATGTTTACGGACTTATAGAACGGTTGATAAATGAGCCAGGTGCAGCAAAAGCAGTGAAAAGCATTATTACAGAACATAAAATCATAGATGTCAATAAAATTCTGGATCTTATACCTAAAGATAAAATTGAAGATTATCTTCAGAAAAGAAACTGA
- a CDS encoding glutathione synthase produces MATVVFKKEDFVENESGEFLVEYKIQEIGQGSNLIVEEMNSSGEYEVVQVPIRRQNESMFICFSHPADGRLIFEKYD; encoded by the coding sequence ATGGCAACAGTAGTATTTAAAAAAGAAGATTTTGTAGAAAACGAATCCGGAGAATTTCTTGTAGAATATAAGATCCAGGAAATTGGTCAGGGAAGCAATCTCATCGTTGAGGAAATGAACAGCAGTGGCGAATACGAAGTGGTACAGGTTCCCATCAGGCGTCAGAATGAAAGTATGTTTATCTGCTTCTCGCATCCGGCTGACGGCAGACTTATTTTTGAAAAATATGATTAA
- a CDS encoding glycosyltransferase codes for MKYLLCFSHLSWNFVYQRPQHLLTRFAKQYQVFYFEEPKLGDSDRHTVNVQDGVYIVELIISAYDDFTNQRIQNLILHVLREYDITEYVSWYYTPMALQFTTELRPQKVIYDSMDELSAFRFAPPQLLQLEEDLFKKADVVFTGGNSLYQAKKNRHHNIHAMPSSIDKQHFEKARTFQPDPEDQQAIGFPRMGFFGVVDERFDIELLRNVSANRPDWQFVIIGPVVKINPDDLPRAENIHYLGSKSYTDLPAYIAHWDIALILFALNESTEFISPTKTPEYLAAGKPVISTAIKDVVNPYGNAALVQIVDDADSFISAAEKILTDPDKDHWLRTVDHFLEDESWDHTFNRMNALINKIEVTQKQKQINNV; via the coding sequence ATGAAGTATTTACTATGTTTCAGTCACTTATCGTGGAACTTTGTCTATCAAAGACCACAACATTTACTCACAAGGTTTGCAAAACAGTATCAGGTCTTTTATTTTGAAGAGCCGAAACTGGGAGATTCAGACAGACACACCGTTAATGTACAGGATGGAGTCTATATCGTAGAACTGATTATATCAGCCTATGATGACTTTACAAACCAGAGAATTCAAAATCTTATTTTACATGTCTTAAGGGAATATGATATTACAGAATATGTAAGTTGGTATTACACCCCGATGGCTCTGCAGTTTACCACTGAGCTCAGACCTCAGAAAGTAATCTACGATTCTATGGATGAGCTTTCTGCATTCAGATTTGCACCGCCTCAGCTTCTACAACTCGAAGAAGACCTTTTCAAAAAAGCAGATGTAGTGTTTACGGGAGGAAATTCTCTTTATCAGGCGAAGAAAAACAGGCATCACAACATCCATGCAATGCCAAGCAGTATAGACAAACAGCATTTTGAGAAAGCGAGGACTTTTCAGCCGGATCCCGAAGATCAGCAAGCCATAGGATTCCCGAGAATGGGATTTTTTGGTGTTGTGGATGAAAGATTTGATATAGAATTACTGCGAAATGTATCTGCCAACCGTCCCGACTGGCAGTTTGTCATTATCGGTCCGGTTGTGAAGATCAATCCTGATGATTTGCCACGTGCAGAAAACATTCATTATTTAGGCTCGAAAAGCTATACAGACCTTCCGGCTTACATTGCCCACTGGGACATTGCCCTGATTTTGTTTGCCCTGAATGAGTCTACGGAGTTCATCAGCCCTACCAAAACTCCTGAATACCTTGCGGCAGGGAAGCCTGTGATTTCTACAGCGATTAAAGACGTTGTGAACCCGTACGGGAACGCAGCACTGGTGCAGATTGTAGATGATGCAGACTCATTTATTTCAGCTGCAGAAAAAATCCTTACAGATCCCGACAAAGATCACTGGCTGCGTACTGTAGACCATTTTCTTGAAGACGAATCATGGGATCACACTTTCAACAGAATGAATG
- a CDS encoding IS1182 family transposase, which yields MNFKHYNQNQLVLFPYSFEDLIPENHPVRIVNDILEKVNIDPLLKAYSKEGNPSYHPVMMLKVMVFAYMNNIYSSRKIEKALRENINFMWLSNMSIVDHNTVNRFRAHKLEAAFKNIFSQVVLLLAEEGLVSLKQVFVDGTKIEAQAGRYTFVWANSIKTNKEKMLRQLEELWKYAQSVAKEEDKDPEPPEFKEISKEKIRQTAENINAKLKGSGGKTDSDKKAKAKLNYIKNNFEKNLDKYEAQEAILAERNSYSKTDEDATFMRMKDDHMMNGQLKPAYNAQISTENQIIVNYTIHQQTNDINTLERHLENFEKLFGKKRMEELEELTADAGYGSEQNYELLEQNNITPFVKYNTFDKEQNAHYQAKHKTFSKENLHYNGEGDFYICPMGQKMEKTHESTRKTKTGYPQKLSHYQAKNCYGCPIRGVCHSSKENRSIERNHHLEDYKEKIRKLLNSEKGIKKRKQRSVEVEPVFAHLKHCNNFKRFTLKGLKKVELEFGLHALAHNLRKKVA from the coding sequence ATGAATTTTAAGCATTATAATCAAAATCAGTTGGTTTTGTTTCCTTATAGTTTTGAGGATTTGATTCCCGAAAATCATCCTGTTCGGATCGTTAATGATATTTTGGAGAAGGTAAACATTGACCCGCTCCTGAAAGCTTACAGTAAAGAAGGAAATCCCAGTTATCACCCTGTGATGATGCTCAAGGTGATGGTTTTTGCGTATATGAACAATATTTATTCATCGCGGAAAATCGAAAAAGCGCTTCGTGAAAACATCAACTTCATGTGGCTCTCCAACATGAGTATTGTAGATCACAATACCGTGAACCGTTTTCGTGCCCATAAACTTGAAGCCGCCTTCAAAAATATTTTCTCCCAGGTGGTTTTGCTTTTGGCAGAAGAAGGTTTGGTGAGCCTGAAACAGGTGTTTGTAGACGGAACCAAAATTGAAGCACAGGCGGGTCGCTACACTTTTGTCTGGGCAAATTCCATCAAAACCAACAAAGAAAAAATGCTTCGTCAACTGGAAGAGCTCTGGAAATACGCTCAAAGTGTGGCAAAGGAAGAAGATAAAGACCCTGAACCGCCGGAGTTCAAAGAGATCAGCAAAGAAAAAATCCGGCAAACGGCAGAAAATATCAATGCCAAATTAAAAGGCAGCGGGGGTAAAACCGATTCCGACAAAAAAGCCAAAGCCAAACTGAATTACATTAAAAACAATTTTGAGAAAAACCTCGATAAATACGAAGCTCAGGAAGCTATTTTAGCAGAGCGGAATTCCTACAGCAAGACCGATGAAGATGCTACTTTCATGAGAATGAAGGACGATCACATGATGAATGGACAGCTCAAACCGGCTTATAATGCACAGATTTCCACAGAGAATCAAATCATCGTCAATTATACCATCCATCAGCAAACCAATGATATCAATACTTTGGAGCGTCATTTGGAAAATTTTGAGAAATTGTTTGGTAAAAAAAGAATGGAAGAGTTGGAAGAACTCACTGCCGATGCGGGGTACGGAAGCGAGCAGAACTACGAATTATTGGAACAGAACAATATTACACCATTTGTAAAATACAATACTTTCGACAAAGAGCAGAATGCCCATTATCAGGCGAAACACAAGACTTTCAGCAAAGAAAATCTGCATTACAACGGGGAAGGCGATTTTTATATCTGTCCGATGGGACAAAAGATGGAAAAAACGCACGAAAGCACGCGCAAAACCAAGACCGGTTATCCTCAAAAGCTCTCCCATTATCAGGCTAAAAACTGCTATGGATGCCCAATTAGAGGCGTTTGCCACAGTTCCAAAGAAAACCGAAGCATCGAACGGAACCATCATTTGGAAGATTACAAAGAGAAAATACGAAAGCTTTTAAACAGTGAAAAAGGCATTAAAAAAAGAAAACAACGCTCGGTTGAAGTAGAACCTGTGTTTGCACATCTCAAACATTGCAATAATTTTAAGCGGTTTACCCTCAAAGGTCTGAAAAAAGTAGAATTGGAGTTCGGTTTACACGCTTTAGCACACAATCTAAGAAAGAAAGTTGCCTAA